TACGCCTCGACCATGCGCGCGTGGTCCAGCGCGATCGCGAAGCGCTGCTCCACGGCGGGCGTCGCCGGCATCGGCTCGCCCCGGAGCAGGGCCTTCGCCTGGTCGAAGATCCACGGCTGCCCGAACGAGCCACGGCCGACCATCACGGCGGCGCAGCCGGTCATGCGCTGCATGCGCACGACGTCCTCGGGCGTCTTGATGTCGCCGTTGCCGATCACCGGCACGTCCAGCGCGTCGACCACGGCGGCGATCTCCTCCCACCGCGCGTGCCCCGTGTACATCTGCGTTCGCGTGCGCGCGTGCAGCGTGAACGCCTTGGCGCCGGCGTCCTGCATGTGTAGTGCGATCCCCACGGGATCGCGCGTCTCCTCGCTCCACCCGCTGCGCGTCTTCACGGTGACCGGCAGGTGCGTGCTGCGCGACACGGCGCGGATGATGTCCGCGACGAGGCCGAGGTCCTTCAGGCACCCGGAGCCGCCGTTGCGCTTCACGACCTTCTTCACCGGGCAGCCGAAGTTGATGTCGACGAACTCCGGCTGGAACACGTCCGTCACGAACGCGGCCGCGTCGCCCATCGCCTGCGGATCGGCGCCGAAGATCTGCACGCCGATCGGGCGCTCGTCCTCGCCGAAGCGGAGCTTGTCCACCGTCGCGGGATTCTCGCGGCGGATCCCTTCGGCGCTCAGGAACTCCGTCACGACGACGTCCGCGCCGTGGCGACGGCAGAGGCGCCGGAACGGCGACTCCGACACGCCGGCCATCGGGGCGAGGTACAGCGGGATCTCGGCGGCGACGGGGAACGGGAAGCGCATGCCTCAACCTAGCGAGACGGGCAACTCGCTGCAACGCAGTCAGTTAGACGACGCTTGCCTGCGCTCGGCCGCCCGGGTAGTTTCGGACGTTCTGCCCGGACGGTAGCGCACCCGACCACCGCCAGGGCCATCACGACGATCGAGGACCTCGATGGAACTGCGCGAGTTCTTCTCCGAAGACGCGGTCAAGCTGAATCTGGAGGGCGACACGAAGGACGACGTGCTGAAGGAGCTCATCGCGCTCCTGAAGCTCGACGACAAGTCCGAGGGGATGCTCTTCAAGATGCTGAAGCGGCGGGAGAACCTCGGGTCCACGGGCATCGGACGGGGCATCGCCATCCCACACTGCCGCTCGCTCGTCGTCAACAAGCTGCGCGTCGCGTTCGGGCGGAAGCCGAACGGGGTGGACTTCAAGGCCATCGACGAGAAGCCGGTCAACTTCTTCTTCCTCATCGTCGCGCCGCCCCTCGAGGTCTCGAACCAGTACCTGCCGGTGCTCGGCAAGATCGCGCAGTTCAGCAAGGAGCCCGACGTTCCGACGCGGCTGCTGTCCATCAGCGAGCCGCGCGAGTTCATGGACCTGCTGCGCGAGAAAGGGGTCTGACGGTCACTCCCACTCGATCGTCGCCGGCGGCTTGGAGCTGACGTCGTAGACGACGCGGTTCACGCCGCGCACCTCGTTGATGATCCGGTTCGACACGCGCGCGAGGACGTCGTGCGGGAACGGGAACCAGTCGGCGGTCATGCCGTCGGTGCTCGTCACGGCGCGCAGCGCGACGACGTTCTCGTAGGTGCGGTAGTCGCCCATCACGCCGACGCTGCGCACCGGCAGCAGCACGGCGAACGCCTGCCAGATCTCGTCGTACAGGCCGGCCTCGTGGATCTCCTCGAGGTAGATCGCGTCCGCCTGCCGCAGCACGCCTAACGCGTCGCGCGTCACGGCGCCGAGCACGCGGATGGCGAGGCCCGGGCCCGGGAACGGGTGCCGGCCGACCATCTCCTCCGGCAGCCCGAGCTCGCGCCCGACGTTGCGCACCTCGTCCTTGAACAGCTCGCGCAGCGGCTCGATGAGCCCGAACTTCATGTCGGGCTTCAGGCCGCCCACGTTGTGGTGCGTCTTGATCGTGACGCTCGGCCCGCCCGTCGGCGACGCGCTCTCGATCACGTCGGGGTAGAGCGTCCCCTGCACGAGGAACTTCACGTCCTCGCCCACCGACGCCGACGCGTCCTCGAACACGTCGATGAAGGTGTGGCCGATGATCTTCCGCTTCTGCTCCGGATCCTCGACGCCGTCGAGCGCGTCGAGGAAGCGGTCCGACGCGTCGATCACGCGGAGGTCGATGCCGAGGTGGCGGCGGAAGGTGCGCTCCACCTGGTCGCGCTCGTGCAGCCGCAGCAGCCCGGTGTCCACGAAGATGCACGTGAGCTGATCGCCGATCGCGCGGTGGACGAGCGCGGCGGCGACGGCCGAGTCCACGCCGCCCGACAGGCCGCAGATCACGCGCGAAGTACCGACCTTCGCGCGGATCTTCGCGACCTCGTCGTCGATGAACGCGCCCGGCGTCCAGTCCGGCTTCGCGCCGCAGACGTCGAACAGGAAGTTGGCGAGGATCTCGCCGCCGCGCGGCGAGTGCGCCACCTCGGGATGGAACTGCACGCCGAACAGCGGTCGGTCGCGGTGGCGGAACGCGGCCACCGGACTGCCCACGCTGCGCGCGAGCACCTCGAGATCGTTAGGCAGCTCGGTCACCTGGTCGCCGTGGCTCATCCACACCGGCGTCTTCTCGCCGCGG
This DNA window, taken from Gemmatirosa kalamazoonensis, encodes the following:
- the dusB gene encoding tRNA dihydrouridine synthase DusB, encoding MRFPFPVAAEIPLYLAPMAGVSESPFRRLCRRHGADVVVTEFLSAEGIRRENPATVDKLRFGEDERPIGVQIFGADPQAMGDAAAFVTDVFQPEFVDINFGCPVKKVVKRNGGSGCLKDLGLVADIIRAVSRSTHLPVTVKTRSGWSEETRDPVGIALHMQDAGAKAFTLHARTRTQMYTGHARWEEIAAVVDALDVPVIGNGDIKTPEDVVRMQRMTGCAAVMVGRGSFGQPWIFDQAKALLRGEPMPATPAVEQRFAIALDHARMVEAYEVDPVGAAIEFRKHLGWYAKGLPNSADLRRKLHAVKSFGEVEGIFGDYLTRLQRGDFGDAPTGADDSSELESAAA
- a CDS encoding PTS sugar transporter subunit IIA, whose protein sequence is MELREFFSEDAVKLNLEGDTKDDVLKELIALLKLDDKSEGMLFKMLKRRENLGSTGIGRGIAIPHCRSLVVNKLRVAFGRKPNGVDFKAIDEKPVNFFFLIVAPPLEVSNQYLPVLGKIAQFSKEPDVPTRLLSISEPREFMDLLREKGV
- the guaA gene encoding glutamine-hydrolyzing GMP synthase, whose protein sequence is MTHDRILIIDFGSQYTQLIARRVREARVYSEIHPPTRSLEWIRAWKPTGIILSGGPNSVYDNGAPSTPSGIVDVAPVLGVCYGMNLLAQLHGARIAPGTQREYGRAEVEVLESSSLFSGFGRGEKTPVWMSHGDQVTELPNDLEVLARSVGSPVAAFRHRDRPLFGVQFHPEVAHSPRGGEILANFLFDVCGAKPDWTPGAFIDDEVAKIRAKVGTSRVICGLSGGVDSAVAAALVHRAIGDQLTCIFVDTGLLRLHERDQVERTFRRHLGIDLRVIDASDRFLDALDGVEDPEQKRKIIGHTFIDVFEDASASVGEDVKFLVQGTLYPDVIESASPTGGPSVTIKTHHNVGGLKPDMKFGLIEPLRELFKDEVRNVGRELGLPEEMVGRHPFPGPGLAIRVLGAVTRDALGVLRQADAIYLEEIHEAGLYDEIWQAFAVLLPVRSVGVMGDYRTYENVVALRAVTSTDGMTADWFPFPHDVLARVSNRIINEVRGVNRVVYDVSSKPPATIEWE